Proteins encoded in a region of the Paenibacillus sp. W2I17 genome:
- a CDS encoding sugar phosphate isomerase/epimerase, whose amino-acid sequence MKLTNKIGVIVDSFGVGVREGLNKAKDVGAEGVQIYAVKGEMDPENLSPAARKELKSYIDSLGLDISALVGDLGGHGFQVKEDNPWKVEKSKRIVDLALDLGTNIVTTHIGIVPHDPSSEVYATLHAACEELGQYAKSVGAYFAIETGPETAADLKGFLDTLSTNGVSVNFDPANMVMVTGDDPARGVHLLKDYIVHTHVKDGVRLKEVDPRDVYGAVGYAPMDHDKIAEMVSSGTFFREVPLGEGGVDFDGYFAALQEIGYTGYLTIEREVGHQPEQDIRKAVQFIQQYR is encoded by the coding sequence ATGAAATTAACGAATAAGATCGGTGTCATCGTGGATAGCTTTGGTGTAGGCGTACGGGAAGGGTTGAACAAAGCCAAAGACGTAGGTGCAGAAGGTGTGCAGATCTATGCCGTCAAGGGAGAGATGGACCCTGAAAATTTGTCGCCTGCGGCGCGTAAGGAGTTGAAGAGTTACATCGATTCGCTAGGTCTCGACATTTCAGCATTGGTCGGTGACCTGGGCGGACATGGGTTTCAGGTCAAGGAAGATAATCCGTGGAAAGTGGAGAAGTCGAAGCGGATCGTGGATCTGGCCCTCGATCTGGGTACCAACATCGTCACCACACATATCGGCATTGTTCCACATGACCCTTCATCGGAGGTCTACGCTACGCTGCACGCTGCTTGTGAGGAACTGGGTCAATACGCGAAAAGTGTTGGTGCATACTTTGCCATTGAGACAGGACCGGAAACGGCTGCTGATTTGAAAGGATTCCTGGATACACTGTCCACCAACGGAGTATCGGTGAATTTTGACCCGGCGAATATGGTAATGGTGACCGGAGATGATCCGGCGCGGGGCGTTCATCTGCTCAAGGATTACATCGTACATACCCATGTGAAGGATGGTGTGCGGCTGAAGGAAGTTGACCCACGAGACGTATACGGAGCGGTCGGTTATGCCCCTATGGATCACGATAAGATTGCCGAGATGGTCTCTTCCGGGACTTTCTTCCGTGAGGTGCCGCTGGGCGAGGGTGGCGTTGATTTTGACGGATACTTTGCAGCGCTTCAGGAGATTGGTTACACCGGTTATCTGACGATTGAACGTGAGGTTGGGCATCAGCCGGAGCAGGACATTCGCAAGGCAGTTCAATTTATTCAACAATATCGATAG
- a CDS encoding alpha-mannosidase: MIRIQRFIEDLKQQQWLDTIELPAWEMQRARYIRPGEYEYEHAHENEDEQANKAMQSLNPLNSVHGTTYFLSKRVEIPAEWQDQAVGLIFEAGGEGLLKVNDMPYHGLDRNHGFVPLPRSRVGNTPQLEIELYDPIPEPHDPLNRQAVIQPPIRGIRAALVHVNQPLQSLMYSVTVLAESLRAYNEKEPKRMAIVQAIHQVMDNMYNDPERWSDAAWIQNFEYALAQSVQQEDPEEYRSGFMHLVGQSHIDIAWLWPVRETIRKSSRTFSTMCTLMDTYPDFVYSQSQPQLYAFVKDHYPELYERVKARIAEGRWELVGGMWVEPDLNIPSGESLVRQILYGQNFYQAEFGKRSNIEWLPDTFGYCASLPQMLKLADIPYFMTTKLNWNDTNAFPYDLFDWVGIDGTSVLAYLNHGVNEHTRPKDVDEHWQSYKQKDVHPEQMLLYGHGDGGGGVTNEMVEFAERSHLMVGQPISKFSTAGAFFEDISLNKPTLPKWHGDLYLELHRGTYTTHARNKRSNRKAEVLYREAEIWGQFAGASYGAHTKNDLDEGWKLIMLNQFHDIIPGTSIPEVYVTSTEEYTKVFALGTSALRETLTNLAENIATGEVDGLPYIIFNSLGWERGENITITGDAHLARMAAFDRQGNRLICDLEQKEDKYTLLVHVPSIPAFGYTTIWLRDASDVILPVREEKSFPSTWETEFYTLEFNDLGEITRWYDKTVGRDWLKPGDRANEWQFFHDKPTYWDAWDIDPRFESQRAGAVQLISREVVQHGATRDVLRFVWKLNQSEISQDIILHRYQRRVDFHTKVKWNESHKLLKVAFPVDLVAAKAAYEIPFGALERPTHNNTSWEQAQFEVCGHRWADISEGNSGVSLLNDCKYGYDIKDRTIRLSLLRAPKWPDEHADQGDHEFTYSILPHQGDWRQAAVVRRAMELNHPVEVVAASPSSGHLPAEHAWVRFHSEHVILDAIKAAEDGSGTVLRFYESSGGRETVQVQWAEKEIKASIINLLEDEIHPFVCPNGAFELTFKPYEIKSVKLVPVNPNT, from the coding sequence ATGATTCGAATTCAGCGATTCATCGAAGATCTGAAACAGCAGCAATGGCTGGATACGATCGAGCTTCCAGCGTGGGAGATGCAGAGAGCCAGATACATTCGGCCAGGGGAATACGAGTATGAGCACGCACATGAAAATGAAGATGAGCAGGCAAACAAGGCCATGCAAAGCTTGAATCCGCTGAACAGCGTACACGGCACGACATATTTTCTGAGCAAACGTGTGGAAATTCCGGCGGAATGGCAAGATCAGGCTGTTGGGCTGATCTTCGAGGCTGGAGGAGAAGGGCTGCTGAAGGTGAACGACATGCCTTATCATGGACTGGATCGGAATCACGGGTTCGTACCCCTTCCGAGGAGTCGGGTAGGGAATACGCCGCAGTTGGAGATTGAACTCTACGATCCGATTCCAGAGCCGCATGATCCACTCAACCGACAAGCTGTTATTCAGCCGCCCATTCGGGGCATTCGAGCAGCATTGGTTCATGTTAACCAGCCACTCCAGAGCCTGATGTACAGCGTTACGGTACTCGCTGAGTCGCTCCGGGCATATAACGAGAAGGAGCCCAAGCGGATGGCAATTGTTCAGGCTATTCATCAGGTGATGGATAACATGTACAATGACCCGGAACGCTGGAGTGATGCAGCCTGGATACAGAACTTCGAATATGCATTAGCACAGTCGGTACAGCAGGAAGACCCGGAGGAATATCGAAGTGGCTTCATGCATCTGGTTGGACAATCCCACATTGATATAGCCTGGCTGTGGCCTGTACGTGAGACGATTCGCAAGTCCAGTCGCACGTTCTCGACCATGTGTACCTTGATGGACACGTACCCGGATTTTGTGTATTCCCAGAGCCAGCCGCAGTTGTATGCCTTCGTGAAGGATCATTACCCGGAGTTGTACGAGCGAGTTAAAGCCCGCATTGCTGAAGGACGCTGGGAATTGGTTGGAGGCATGTGGGTCGAGCCGGATCTGAATATTCCGAGTGGCGAGTCGTTAGTTCGGCAGATTCTGTATGGACAGAACTTCTATCAGGCCGAGTTTGGCAAACGCTCCAACATCGAGTGGCTGCCGGATACCTTTGGCTACTGTGCTTCCTTGCCGCAGATGCTGAAGCTTGCGGATATTCCTTATTTTATGACCACGAAGCTGAATTGGAATGATACCAATGCGTTTCCGTATGACCTCTTTGACTGGGTAGGCATTGATGGTACTTCCGTACTCGCTTATCTGAATCATGGGGTGAATGAGCATACACGGCCCAAAGATGTGGATGAACATTGGCAATCATATAAACAAAAGGATGTGCACCCTGAGCAAATGTTGCTTTACGGACATGGCGATGGTGGTGGCGGCGTGACGAATGAGATGGTGGAGTTTGCGGAGCGATCCCACTTGATGGTGGGACAGCCGATCAGCAAATTCAGCACAGCAGGAGCTTTTTTTGAAGATATATCATTAAATAAGCCGACGTTGCCAAAGTGGCACGGGGACCTGTACCTGGAACTGCATCGCGGAACCTATACGACCCATGCAAGGAACAAACGTAGCAACCGTAAGGCAGAGGTATTATATCGGGAAGCGGAAATCTGGGGGCAATTTGCCGGGGCTTCTTACGGCGCGCACACGAAGAATGACCTGGATGAAGGCTGGAAGCTGATCATGCTCAACCAATTCCATGACATTATTCCGGGAACGTCGATTCCTGAAGTATACGTAACGTCTACCGAGGAGTACACGAAGGTATTTGCATTAGGTACATCCGCACTGCGGGAAACGCTGACTAACCTTGCGGAGAACATTGCAACAGGTGAAGTGGATGGTCTCCCCTACATTATATTTAACAGCCTCGGCTGGGAACGTGGGGAAAATATCACCATTACAGGGGATGCTCACCTCGCCAGAATGGCAGCATTCGATCGTCAAGGGAACCGACTGATCTGTGATCTCGAACAAAAGGAAGACAAGTATACGTTGCTTGTGCATGTTCCATCGATTCCTGCTTTTGGGTATACAACCATATGGCTGCGCGACGCATCGGATGTTATCCTTCCAGTAAGGGAAGAAAAATCCTTCCCTTCCACGTGGGAAACCGAATTTTACACGCTTGAGTTCAATGATTTGGGGGAGATCACTCGATGGTATGACAAAACGGTAGGACGCGACTGGCTGAAGCCCGGTGATCGGGCGAATGAGTGGCAGTTTTTCCACGACAAACCGACGTACTGGGATGCTTGGGATATCGATCCACGATTTGAATCCCAGCGGGCAGGTGCGGTGCAGCTGATCTCCAGAGAGGTTGTACAGCACGGGGCTACGCGAGATGTACTGCGTTTTGTCTGGAAGCTGAATCAATCGGAGATCAGTCAGGATATCATTTTGCATCGTTACCAGCGGCGTGTTGATTTCCATACAAAAGTGAAATGGAATGAGAGTCATAAGCTGCTCAAGGTGGCATTTCCGGTGGATCTGGTGGCAGCCAAAGCAGCCTATGAAATCCCGTTTGGAGCGTTGGAGCGTCCAACCCATAACAACACCAGTTGGGAGCAGGCGCAGTTCGAGGTCTGCGGGCATCGTTGGGCGGATATCTCGGAGGGAAACAGCGGTGTGAGTTTACTGAATGATTGCAAGTACGGGTATGACATCAAGGATCGGACGATCCGCCTGTCCCTGCTTCGTGCCCCAAAATGGCCAGATGAACATGCCGATCAGGGCGATCATGAATTCACGTATTCGATCCTGCCCCACCAGGGCGATTGGCGACAAGCTGCCGTCGTTCGCCGGGCGATGGAGCTGAATCATCCGGTGGAGGTTGTTGCTGCGAGTCCATCTTCGGGTCACTTGCCAGCTGAACATGCTTGGGTTCGGTTCCACAGTGAGCATGTCATTCTGGATGCCATTAAGGCTGCGGAAGATGGCTCGGGAACGGTGCTGCGTTTCTACGAATCATCAGGGGGTCGGGAAACGGTGCAGGTTCAGTGGGCTGAAAAGGAAATCAAAGCGTCCATCATTAATCTGCTGGAGGATGAGATCCATCCGTTTGTTTGTCCAAACGGGGCATTCGAACTGACATTCAAGCCTTATGAGATTAAATCGGTGAAGCTTGTTCCAGTGAATCCAAATACGTAA